A portion of the Bdellovibrionales bacterium genome contains these proteins:
- a CDS encoding pyridoxal-phosphate dependent enzyme, with amino-acid sequence MLFDNVLQAIGRTPLVRLNRITSHLKCNVYAKLEFLNPGGSVKDRIGYQMVLDAEKSGRIKPGDTLIEATSGNTGIGIALAGAVRGYKVIITLPEKMSHEKVVTLAVLGAKIIRTPTQAASDAPESHIGVAKKLQKEIPNAHILDQYSNPSNFNAHYHGTAQEILDDLNGQVDMVVMTAGTGGTITGVAKRLKEANPNVKIVGVDPVGSILAGAGELKPYLIEGIGYDFVPEVLHRELVDLWVKSEDKPSFQLARRLICEEGILCGGSSGAAMFGALKAGEALKEKQNCVVIIPDGIRNYMTKFVDDKWMREHSFQ; translated from the coding sequence ATGTTGTTTGATAACGTTCTTCAAGCTATTGGACGAACCCCTTTGGTGCGACTCAACCGAATCACTTCGCACTTGAAGTGCAATGTTTACGCAAAACTTGAATTTTTGAATCCAGGCGGGTCGGTAAAAGATCGTATTGGATATCAGATGGTCCTCGACGCTGAAAAAAGCGGTAGAATAAAACCAGGGGATACGCTGATTGAAGCCACGAGTGGCAATACAGGGATCGGCATTGCCTTGGCAGGAGCCGTTAGGGGATACAAAGTCATCATCACTCTCCCTGAAAAAATGAGTCATGAGAAGGTTGTCACTCTCGCCGTATTGGGCGCAAAAATCATTCGTACCCCAACTCAAGCCGCGTCCGACGCACCTGAGAGTCACATAGGAGTCGCCAAGAAGCTGCAAAAAGAAATTCCCAACGCGCACATTCTCGACCAATACTCAAATCCCTCTAATTTTAATGCTCATTATCACGGTACTGCTCAAGAAATTCTTGATGATCTCAATGGTCAAGTGGACATGGTTGTCATGACGGCTGGAACGGGTGGCACGATCACGGGAGTTGCTAAGCGATTAAAAGAGGCAAATCCAAACGTGAAAATCGTTGGTGTAGATCCCGTTGGTTCAATTCTGGCCGGCGCCGGTGAACTCAAACCCTATTTGATCGAAGGCATTGGTTATGATTTCGTCCCTGAGGTCTTGCATCGCGAGCTCGTCGATCTCTGGGTAAAATCAGAAGACAAGCCCTCGTTCCAATTGGCGCGTCGGTTGATCTGCGAAGAGGGAATCCTCTGCGGGGGATCCAGTGGGGCCGCTATGTTTGGAGCCTTGAAGGCGGGTGAAGCACTCAAAGAAAAGCAAAATTGCGTTGTCATTATACCCGACGGTATCAGAAACTACATGACCAAATTCGTTGATGATAAGTGGATGAGGGAGCACTCTTTTCAGTAA
- a CDS encoding protease-like activity factor CPAF, with protein MRTEMAMKMVTKLGKPQIRAWTFFLSVILSQAIRADSIYQKQTLSTIEFIENVFSSSYAPRDWKAKQNGWNIEDEANKARASVLGLGSDLNIKSAQKILRKLIGSTRDYHVGISFHASERATLPIEIRSAEGKFFIVWIDRDKLPEKSFPLLVGDEITGFNGKPIVEERNQLLAEIDQNVFETDQVLAEMYLTRRVASRGIAVPRGPIELEVTRNKDGKVQTLIHQLTWEYQEEKIKFNSLAAEPTNIVPSIGTRSLASWQMLPGFWKDLVSSKSLNQTNPHMLGARQSFVPSLGQIFWQTEKENKFHAYIFKAEGGGIYGYLRIPSYVAGGEEAKEFLSIVKRMEESTDAMVIDQVNNPGGSVFYLYSLVAMLTDKPMLTPKHRMIITQADVADALETLKSLEKVANEEEAKKVLGATIGGYPVSYQLSQFFKGYMQFIVEQWNQGVHLSSPFYLGIDKIMPHPDGRYTKPILVLINEFDFSGGDFFPAILQDNQRATLLGVRTAGAGGYVNGVEFPNLLGVAGFSFTGSIAERVDLNPIENLGVTPDVKYPLTAEDMKNGFASYKKKIIEQLKLLVAK; from the coding sequence ATGCGAACGGAAATGGCAATGAAAATGGTAACCAAGCTTGGAAAGCCACAGATAAGGGCCTGGACTTTTTTCTTGAGTGTCATCTTATCGCAGGCGATTCGCGCCGACTCTATTTATCAAAAGCAGACTCTCAGCACGATTGAGTTTATCGAAAACGTTTTTAGTTCTTCTTATGCGCCACGCGACTGGAAGGCAAAACAAAATGGGTGGAACATTGAGGATGAAGCGAATAAAGCAAGGGCTTCCGTTCTTGGTTTGGGTTCCGATCTGAATATAAAGAGTGCGCAAAAGATTTTAAGAAAACTCATTGGCAGCACCAGAGATTATCATGTTGGCATCTCGTTTCACGCGTCTGAAAGGGCCACATTGCCAATTGAAATTCGCTCGGCCGAGGGGAAGTTTTTTATCGTTTGGATTGATCGGGATAAGCTTCCTGAGAAATCATTTCCCCTTTTGGTAGGTGATGAGATCACGGGATTTAATGGCAAGCCAATTGTTGAGGAACGCAATCAACTCTTGGCAGAGATCGATCAAAATGTATTTGAAACAGACCAGGTTCTTGCTGAGATGTACCTGACCAGGCGGGTGGCGAGCAGAGGAATTGCGGTTCCGCGTGGGCCCATTGAGCTTGAAGTGACTCGAAATAAAGATGGGAAAGTACAGACTCTCATTCATCAACTGACCTGGGAGTATCAAGAGGAGAAAATTAAATTTAATAGTCTAGCGGCAGAGCCTACAAATATTGTTCCCTCTATTGGAACCCGTTCTCTTGCCAGCTGGCAGATGTTGCCTGGTTTTTGGAAGGACCTCGTATCCTCAAAGAGTTTGAATCAGACAAATCCGCACATGTTGGGAGCTCGGCAGAGTTTTGTTCCTTCTTTGGGTCAGATATTTTGGCAAACAGAAAAAGAAAATAAATTCCATGCCTATATTTTTAAAGCAGAGGGAGGAGGAATTTATGGGTACCTCCGTATTCCTTCCTACGTGGCTGGAGGTGAAGAAGCGAAGGAGTTTCTATCCATCGTCAAACGCATGGAGGAAAGCACAGATGCAATGGTCATCGATCAAGTGAATAATCCTGGCGGATCTGTATTTTATCTTTACAGCTTGGTGGCGATGTTAACTGATAAGCCGATGCTGACGCCAAAACATCGAATGATCATCACTCAAGCCGACGTTGCAGATGCGCTGGAAACCCTGAAAAGCCTTGAAAAAGTCGCAAACGAAGAAGAGGCCAAAAAAGTATTAGGAGCGACGATAGGGGGATATCCCGTTTCTTATCAGCTCTCCCAATTTTTTAAGGGGTACATGCAATTTATTGTGGAGCAATGGAATCAGGGAGTGCATTTGAGCTCACCCTTTTATCTGGGCATTGACAAGATTATGCCTCATCCTGACGGAAGATACACGAAGCCAATACTTGTCTTGATCAATGAGTTTGATTTTTCCGGAGGCGATTTTTTTCCAGCTATTTTACAAGATAATCAGCGTGCGACTCTATTGGGTGTTCGTACGGCGGGAGCCGGAGGCTATGTGAATGGGGTTGAATTTCCCAATCTTTTAGGAGTTGCCGGTTTTTCATTTACAGGGTCTATTGCTGAAAGGGTTGACCTGAATCCAATTGAAAATCTGGGGGTCACACCTGATGTGAAATACCCCTTGACGGCTGAGGACATGAAGAATGGTTTTGCTTCCTACAAAAAGAAAATCATAGAACAATTAAAATTACTGGTCGCAAAATAA
- a CDS encoding S8 family serine peptidase codes for MMELPALKLGLRGLFVLVFAVCGMATSFAAKRFVVTIDSPLAYQSLKLAQLGVPVKSPALQMFAQSGARVQLLFDKLQMVVVAADSEKTSDKTLVSLKGKHGIVDIEEEFFIPAPNGLPQSVVTAGSMEQVEVPWGIKAIRAPDAWTSANSGRGSRVLVLDTGIDRDHPDLASRFEKGQNFAEVDEPEPPYEYYDNISHGTHVAGMILADGKVTGLVGVAPEAQLLSARVCSKKGCSSVSILSGINWGIQEKVDVMNLSLGGPFDSPSGGRAYEAAKLAGVVVVCASGNDGVGQVSFPAAYDSNIAVGAVDENFVKADFSNWGPELDVMAPGVNVVSSVPRGSGVTTDLKVDLGDGQGMVRIDSLPVQGAAVQADPLVGDLIPVGLGKPEDYIGLSVQGKIALILRGEITFIDKVNNAIQAGVSGVVIYNNQPGVLGASLGDGVSVAIPVASITQEAGLELSAKGPVSVSLHSRTSDFEKMAGTSMASPHVAGVAALIRGVNRLLTPDQVREIIVSTAQALSPNDANQYGFGLVDAQAAVNKALGIEFLLPTGSGF; via the coding sequence ATGATGGAACTTCCGGCGTTGAAATTGGGTTTAAGGGGATTGTTTGTTTTGGTATTTGCAGTTTGTGGGATGGCCACTTCTTTCGCAGCAAAGCGGTTTGTTGTGACAATAGACTCGCCGCTAGCTTATCAGTCTCTCAAACTGGCCCAGCTGGGTGTTCCAGTCAAGTCTCCGGCGCTTCAGATGTTTGCTCAATCGGGTGCCCGCGTTCAGCTCTTGTTTGATAAACTCCAAATGGTCGTTGTGGCCGCCGATTCGGAGAAGACATCGGATAAGACATTGGTCTCTCTCAAAGGCAAACATGGAATTGTTGATATCGAGGAAGAATTTTTTATTCCAGCACCCAATGGGCTTCCTCAGTCTGTGGTGACTGCGGGATCGATGGAGCAGGTGGAAGTTCCATGGGGGATAAAAGCCATTCGCGCACCTGATGCTTGGACCAGCGCCAATTCCGGACGAGGATCGAGAGTGTTAGTTTTGGATACCGGAATAGATCGAGACCATCCCGATCTTGCGAGTCGATTTGAAAAAGGCCAGAATTTTGCGGAAGTTGATGAGCCGGAGCCTCCCTACGAATACTACGATAATATTTCCCACGGAACTCATGTTGCGGGCATGATCTTAGCGGATGGCAAAGTGACTGGTTTGGTCGGAGTGGCCCCCGAGGCTCAGCTCCTATCTGCTCGCGTGTGCTCGAAAAAGGGGTGCTCGTCAGTATCCATTCTGAGTGGAATCAACTGGGGCATACAAGAAAAGGTAGATGTGATGAACCTGTCATTGGGTGGACCCTTTGATTCGCCCTCGGGCGGGAGGGCTTATGAGGCGGCAAAACTTGCGGGTGTGGTTGTGGTTTGCGCCTCCGGAAACGACGGAGTTGGCCAGGTCTCGTTTCCTGCCGCCTATGATTCAAATATTGCGGTCGGTGCGGTCGACGAAAATTTTGTGAAAGCTGATTTTTCAAATTGGGGTCCTGAGTTAGACGTGATGGCTCCAGGAGTCAACGTTGTTTCTAGTGTCCCCCGCGGATCCGGAGTCACAACTGATTTGAAGGTGGATCTTGGCGATGGACAAGGGATGGTTCGGATTGACAGTTTGCCCGTGCAGGGTGCTGCCGTTCAAGCGGATCCATTGGTTGGAGATCTTATTCCAGTTGGCCTCGGAAAACCAGAGGACTATATCGGTCTTTCTGTGCAAGGAAAGATCGCTTTGATTTTGAGGGGAGAAATTACTTTTATAGACAAAGTGAACAATGCCATCCAAGCAGGAGTGAGTGGTGTCGTCATATATAATAATCAACCCGGAGTTTTGGGTGCGAGCCTGGGGGATGGAGTCAGTGTTGCTATTCCTGTCGCATCTATCACACAGGAAGCTGGCCTTGAACTTTCTGCAAAAGGTCCTGTTTCCGTTAGTCTTCATTCTCGAACCAGCGATTTTGAAAAAATGGCGGGAACATCTATGGCCTCGCCTCATGTTGCGGGCGTGGCGGCTCTTATCAGAGGGGTTAATCGACTTCTCACTCCCGATCAAGTCCGTGAGATTATCGTGTCCACAGCTCAGGCTCTATCTCCCAATGATGCCAATCAATATGGATTTGGGCTCGTGGATGCTCAAGCAGCGGTGAATAAGGCGCTGGGAATTGAATTTCTTTTGCCAACGGGTTCGGGATTTTGA